From the genome of Colletotrichum higginsianum IMI 349063 chromosome 4, whole genome shotgun sequence, one region includes:
- a CDS encoding NGP1NT domain-containing protein, giving the protein MGTGKKEASRKVRQGKTGDGMGNVKVKGENFYRSAKRVRQLNMYKDGKPQRNADGEITKAASYQSRDIPTARIEPNRKWFGNTRVISQESLTAFRSAMAEKAADPYSVLLKSNKLPMSLIKDGSETNGLKKHQAKMTIETSSFGDTFGPKSQRKRVKIGAGSIADLAGEVDKDLDSYNDRLDQAKLLSGNSGAGPDGEDESHVTMSIEPIFNKGQSKRIWNELYRVLDSSDVVIHVLDARDPLGTRCRSVEKYLREEAPHKHLIFVLNKTDLVPTSVAARWVKYFSKDKPTLAMHSSLTNPFGKGSLIELLRQYAKLHSDRKQISVGLIGYPNVGKSSIVNTLRSKKVATVAPIPGETKVWQYITLTRKIYMIDCPGIVPPSQTDTPQDLLLRGVVRVENVDNPEQYIPAVLAKVKTHHMERTYELKGWNNHMEFLEMIARKSGRLLRKGEPDLDGVAKMVLNDFMRGKIPWFTPAPVEEEGAETSEGIEGRSGRLGEMPQKRKRAAADMAESVADTSMGPSSVGSDSDEEEDGDEFEGFNSGDDKPDGDKSLGEASEGVEDDSDDMIPLDEISDDDSESEDGGDGAASETSYNTSVKAISDRSASNASKKRRKT; this is encoded by the exons ATGGGAACCGGAAAGAAAGAGGCGAGCCGAAAGGTTCGCCAGGGCAAGACCGGCGATGGCATGGGCAATGTCAAGGTGAAGGGCGAGAACTTCTACCG CTCTGCCAAGCGGGTGAGGCAACTCAATATGTACAAGGATGGCAAGCCCCAGCgcaacgccgacggcgagatcACCAAAGCCGCGTCGTACCAGAGCCGAGATATCCCTACCGCCCGGATCGAGCCCAACCGCAAGTGGTTCGGCAACACACGCGTCATCTCCCAGGAGAGCTTGACTGCGTTCCGTAGTGCCATGGCGGAGAAAGCCGCGGACCCCTACTCGGTCCTGCTGAAAAGCAACAAGTTGCCCATGTCGTTGATCAAGGACGGTTCTGAGACCAACGGCCTGAAGAAGCACCAGGCCAAGATGACGATTGAGACTTCTTCTTTCGGAGACACATTCGGTCCCAAGTCGCAGAGGAAGCGCGTCAAGATTGGCGCCGGCTCCATTGCCGACttggccggcgaggtcgacaagGACCTCGACAGCTACAACGACCGCCTCGACCAAGCCAAGCTGCTCAGCGGAAACTCCGGGGCCGgcccggacggcgaggacgagagccATGTCACCATGTCGATCGAGCCCATCTTCAACAAAGGTCAGAGCAAGCGTATCTGGAACGAGCTGTACCGCGTGCTCGACTCCTCAGACGTTGTTATCCACGTTCTGGACGCTCGCGATCCTCTGGGAACGAGGTGTCGAAGTGTCGAGAAGTACCTCCGCGAGGAGGCCCCCCACAAGCATCTCATCTTCGTCTTGAACAAGACGGACTTGGTGCCTACGAGTGTTGCT GCCCGTTGGGTGAAATACTTCTCCAAGGACAAGCCTACGCTGGCCATGCACTCGAGTCTGACCAACCCCTTTGGTAAGGGTAGTTTGATTGAGCTCTTGAGACAGTATGCCAAGCTTCACAGCGACCGCAAGCAGATCTCAGTCGGTCTCATCGGCTACCCCAATGTCGGCAAGAGCAGTATCGTCAACACCCTGAGGAGTAAGAAGGTCGCCACCGTCGCGCCTATTCCTGGTGAGACCAAGGTGTGGCAGTACATCACCCTCACTCGCAAGATTT ACATGATTGACTGTCCCGGTATCGTTCCGCCGTCGCAGACCGACACCCCTCAGGACTTGCTCCTCCGAGGTGTTGTTCGTGTTGAGAACGTCGACAATCCGGAGCAGTACATCCCAGCTGTCCTCGCCAAGGTCAAGACGCACCACATGGAAAGGACATATGAGCTCAAGGGCTGGAACAACCACATGGAGTTCCTCGAGATGATTGCACGAAAGAGCGGTCGTCTGCTGAGGAAGGGAGAGCCCGACCTGGACGGAGTCGCCAAGATGGTGCTTAACGACTTCATGCGTGGAAAGATCCCTTGGTTCACTCCTGCTCctgtcgaagaggagggtGCAGAGACGAGCGAGGGCATCGAGGGGCGTAGCGGCAGACTCGGTGAGATGCCTCAGAAGCGAAAGCGCGCCGCAGCAGACATGGCCGAGAGTGTCGCCGACACTTCTATGGGTCCCTCTTCTGTTGGCAGTGacagcgacgaggaagaggacggcgacgagttTGAAGGTTTCAACTCTGGCGATGACAAGCCCGATGGTGATAAGTCCTTGGGTGAGGCATCGGAGGGTGTTGAAGACGATTCGGACGACATGATACCGCTCGACGAAATATCAGACGATGACTCAGAGAGCGAAGATGGCGGTGACGGGGCGGCATCGGAGACGAGCTACAACACGTCCGTCAAGGCCATCTCTGACCGCAGTGCCAGCAACGCCTccaagaagaggagaaagacCTGA
- a CDS encoding PAP2 superfamily protein, whose protein sequence is MRLSVVTVISLATSSLAVALVPRESNSTLVEPNHNPGGGGGGGGGGGGGGGEGGGKGGDKSAKPSATPTPTGGPGGGGGGGGGSGENPPGGGGGGSGENPPGGGGGGSGENPPGGGGGDGGGECKGGGGGGGGGGGEGGGKGGDKPGKSAMPSATPTGGGGGGSGGGGGGGGGGGGGECKGGGGEGGGKGGDKPGKSAKPSATPTGIGGGGGGGGGGSGGGECKGGGGEGGGKGGDKPGKSAKPSATPTGGGGGGGGGGGGEGGGKGGDKSAMPSATPTGGGKGGDKPDKPDKPGKNPGKNPGKTPKKKCAKLRMKAKGTVTGWIGQLESGQLRIGLKPVNFRLENGQIVDSKRRGMWWTPPTETLQCDPGQKPDKGWATGCDGQLMFQNQTKFFQCEADNQTYNLYKKDDQGVNCGEVTLHMTCGRGGGEKPPGEMPPPPGEMPPGEMPPPPGEMPQPPDQMPPPPPDQMPPQPPAEGGMPAAPSNQTQSPTNGTQAPSNETEASQNATGSKPQMLRL, encoded by the exons ATGCGTCTCTCTGTAGTCACCGTCATATCCCTGGCCACGAGCTCTCTCGCTGTGGCCTTAGTGCCCAGGGAATCTAACAGCACATTGGTGGAACCAAACCACAACCccggaggcggaggaggaggaggaggaggaggaggtggtggtggtggtgaaggtgGTGGAAAAGGGGGTGACAAATCCGCCAAGCCCTCTGccactcccactcccacCGGTGgtcccggcggcggcggcggtggtggcggtggcagTGGCGAGAATCctcccggcggcggaggtggtggCAGTGGCGAGAACCctcccggcggcggaggcggtggtAGTGGCGAGAACCctcccggcggcggaggtggtgatggtggcggAGAATGCaaaggaggcggaggcggaggcggaggcggcggtggtgaagGTGGTGGAAAAGGGGGTGACAAGCCCGGCAAGTCTGCCATGCCCTCTGCCACTCCTACcggtggtggaggcggcggttccggcggcggcggcggcggtggtggtggtggaggcggcggagagtGCAAGGGAGGCGGTGGTGAAGGCGGTGGAAAAGGGGGTGACAAGCCCGGCAAGTCCGCCAAACCCTCTGCCACTCCCACCGGTattggaggcggcggcggcggtggcggtggtggttccggcggcggagagtGCAAAGGAGGCGGTGGTGAAGGCGGTGGGAAAGGGGGTGACAAGCCCGGCAAGTCCGCCAAACCCTCTGCTACTCCCACCGGTGGtggaggcggtggtggaggcggcggtggtggtgaaggtgGTGGAAAAGGGGGTGACAAGTCCGCCATGCCCTCTGCCACTCCCACCGGTGGTGGAAAAGGGGGTGACAAGCCCGACAAGCCCGACAAGCCCGGCAAGAACCCCGGAAAGAACCCCGGCAAAACCCCCAAGAAGAAGTGCGCCAAGCTTCGGATGAAAGCCAAGGGCACCGTCACTGGGTGGATCGGCCAGCTTGAAAGCGGACAGCTCAGGATCGGTCTCAAGCCGGTAAACTTCCGCTTGGAGAACGGCCAGATCGTCGACTCCAAACGACGCGGCATGTGGTGGACAC CCCCTACCGAGACGCTCCAGTGCGACCCGGGCCAGAAGCCCGACAAAGGCTGGGCGACCGGCTGTGACGGCCAGTTGATGTTCCAGAACCAGACCAAGTTCTTCCAGTGCGAGGCCGACAACCAGACGTACAACCTGTACAAGAAAGACGATCAGGGCGTCAACTGCGGCGAGGTCACGTTGCACATGACATGTGGCCGCGGAGGGGGCGAGAAGCCTCCAGGCGAAATGCCTCCACCTCCCGGCGAAATGCCTCCCGGAGAAATGCCTCCACCTCCCGGCGAAATGCCTCAACCTCCCGACCAGATgcctccaccgcctcccGACCAGATGCCTCCACAGCCTCCCGCCGAAGGGGGCATGCCTGCCGCCCCTTCGAATCAAACCCAGTCTCCCACGAACGGAACTCAGGCCCCTTCGAACGAGACCGAGGCTTCTCAGAATGCTACCGGGTCGAAGCCGCAAATGCTCAGGCTATGA
- a CDS encoding Tri14-like protein — MDLLDLWTGVLAVILVKLSLVEGTPQPARQCAPLKKGSFTIQQYQLYPENADWDVENCILYFGFVSSGKPSSSIAKTTVRSLFNASVAVYDPYKEKMVDIIMFDGITHNPSLHIGGVQVDPLTKLVSIVVDAAAPFNTGGQDISGDNFIIKYDAAKKLVLWNKNITSVSKGQYAGFQDIGHDPRGNTYIVGSFPGTILKVDREGSAVVPWYLPAKVNHTKIGFSGLAATGNILLSNSNEDFQLYRFDMKAEKGSPVLVPRSPNTTLAMTDAIYLPPVYGNRVLLVAENTKGITVLRSKDGSWQSAEHLGTVPNDSPLAQGGTVTAAVQVGNSIYMVEEFFADPPVMGSTAGNRTAFPMVDITSQVEDLLKR; from the coding sequence ATGGATCTCCTGGATCTTTGGACCGGCGTCCTGGCCGTCATTCTCGTCAAGCTGTCGCTTGTCGAGGGCACGCCACAGCCAGCAAGACAATGCGCCCCGCTCAAAAAAGGGAGTTTCACGATTCAGCAATACCAACTTTATCCCGAAAATGCAGACTGGGACGTTGAAAATTGCATCTTATACTTTGGGTTTGTCTCCTCTGGCAAGCCTAGCAGTAGTATTGCTAAAACAACTGTCAGGTCCTTGTTCAACGCCAGCGTTGCCGTTTATGATCCGTATAAGGAAAAGATGGTTGACATCATAATGTTCGATGGCATCACGCATAATCCCAGTCTACACATAGGCGGCGTGCAAGTTGATCCGCTTACCAAGCTTGTCTCCATCGTAGTCGATGCCGCTGCACCCTTTAACACAGGTGGGCAAGACATATCGGGCGACAACTTTATCATCAAGTACGATGCTGCCAAGAAGCTGGTGCTATGGAACAAAAACATAACTTCTGTGTCCAAGGGCCAGTACGCTGGCTTCCAGGACATTGGGCACGACCCCCGCGGAAACACATACATCGTCGGTTCGTTTCCGGGAACCATCTTGAAGGTGGACCGCGAGGGCTCTGCCGTCGTTCCTTGGTATCTACCTGCGAAAGTCAACCACACCAAGATCGGCTTTTCGGGGCTCGCTGCAACTGGGAACATTCTTCTCTCCAATAGCAACGAGGATTTCCAACTTTATCGGTTCGATATGAAAGCCGAAAAAGGCAGTCCCGTGCTTGTCCCTAGATCGCCGAACACGACACTGGCTATGACCGACGCTATATACTTGCCGCCAGTATATGGCAATAGGGTGCTTCTCGTGGCCGAAAACACCAAGGGAATCACCGTCCTGCGCTCTAAAGATGGGTCATGGCAGTCAGCAGAGCATTTAGGCACCGTGCCAAACGACTCCCCTCTGGCACAAGGAGGCACTGTTACTGCCGCAGTGCAAGTCGGAAACAGTATCTACATGGTTGAGGAGTTCTTTGCGGACCCTCCTGTCATGGGATCGACTGCCGGGAATAGGACAGCTTTCCCCATGGTCGACATCACCTCACAGGTTGAAGACCTCCTGAAGAGATAA
- a CDS encoding Choline transporter: MKRTTPRDRVAESAFASDDETVVVIQDGVALNAAGHRDQLRRQYGFLGLASMALTVDNAWVALGSSISVSILNGGPPGIIYGLLVAVFYYTLIGLSLSELASSVPTAGGVYHWATIAGGPRWGRALGFFTGWINFYGWLFSLASLLQISSNVAVSMYAVWNWDHYVSQPFHVYIGYLITLWGSAGFVVFANKYAPYTQHAGMWFVLIGGVVTIIVLAVMPKQHATHHFVWASFDENNATGWSGGVAFLLGVLNGAFTIGTPDSVTHMAEEMPHPKKDLPKAILLQIFLGFLYAFCFAVALSYAITDITALQGGFNSFPLTNIYMQATTSSAGIRSPGAAFGLLFIMLGCTLTCCVGLTLTVSRAYWALARDNAVPLSKVFARVNTSLSCPVWATLFVCVVATGLGAIPLGSSAAFLALAGSFIILTSVSYAIPFTANMLSARKYFPRGPFHLGKAGNIINGLAVLFIVLFDVLFCFPFVLPTTEATMNWSGVILVGTVAITALWWMVHAAEHYPGPKVMDLYITTVGVASKITKADRAGFTATEVKATEVM, encoded by the exons ATGAAGAGGACAACGCCGCGGGACAGAGTTGCCGAGTCGGCCTTCGcctccgacgacgagacggtTGTCGTGATTCAAGATGGCGTTGCTCTGAACGCTGCCGGTCACAGGGATCAACTTAGACGCCAATACGGGTTTCTTGGGCTTGCCAGCATGGCCCTCACCGTAGACAATGCCTGGGTAGCCCTGGGCTCTTCCATCTCTGTGTCCATTC TCAACGGCGGTCCACCCGGTATCATCTACGGCCTCCTGGTTGCCGTCTTCTACTATACTCTCATTGGCCTGAGTCTGTCAGAG CTCGCCTCGTCAGTGCCCAcagccggcggcgtctaCCACTGGGCGACTATCGCAGGAGGTCCTCGGTGGGGCCGAGCACTCGGGTTTTTCACCGGCTGGATCAACTTCTACGGCTGGCTGTTTTCGCTGGCATCCCTGCTCCAGATCTCAAGCAACGTCGCCGTGAGCATGTACGCCGTCTGGAACTGGGATCACTATGTCAGCCAGCCATTCCACGTCTACATCGGCTATCTCATCACTCTCTGGGGGTCGGCTGGCTTCGTGGTCTTTGCCAACAAGTACGCACCGTACACTCAGCATGCGGGAATGTGGTTCGTCTTgatcggcggcgtcgtcaccatcatcgtACTTGCCGTCATGCCTAAGCAGCATGCGACCCATCACTTCGTGTGGGCATCTTTCGACGAGAATAACGCTACAGGATGGTCTGGGGGCGTTGCTTTCCTGCTGGGCGTTCTCAACGGTGCCTTCACGATTGGCACCCCGGACTCCGTCACCCACATGGCAGAAGAGATGCCCCATCCCAAGAAGGACCTTCCCAAAGCTATACTTCTCCAGATATTTCTCGGCTTTCTGT ACGCTTTCTGTTTCGCCGTTGCGCTGTCGTATGCCATCACCGACATCACGGCTCTCCAAGGCGGCTTCAACTCATTCCCTCTGACCAACATTTATATGCAAGCCACTACCAGCTCGGCTGGTATCCGGAGTCCTGGCGCGGCCTTTGGACTCTTGTTCATCATGCTCGGCTGTACTCTGACGTGTTGCGTGGGCCTGACATTGACG GTATCGAGAGCGTACTGGGCCCTTGCCCGAGATAACGCGGTGCCCTTATCCAAGGTGTTCGCGCGAGTCAATACAAGCCTGAGCTGCCCCGTTTGGGCAACCTTGTTCGTTT GTGTCGTCGCAACCGGTCTGGGTGCCATACCGCTCGGCAGTTCAGCAGCTTTCCTGGCACTGGCGGGCTCGTTCATAATCCTGACATCTGTGTCTTACGCTATCCCATTCACCGCCAACATGCTCTCGGCCCGGAAATACTTCCCGCGAGGGCCGTTCCACCTGGGAAAGGCCGGGAACATCATAAAcgggctcgccgtcctctTTATCGTACTGTTTGATGTCCTCTTTTGTTTTC CTTTCgtgctgccgacgacggaaGCGACGATGAACTGGAGCGGTGTCATCTTGGTAGGCACAGTTGCCATCACAGCCCTTTGGTGGATGGTGCATGCAGCTGAGCACTATCCTGGCCCAAAGGTGATGGACTTGTACATTACTACCGTCGGTGTGGCTTCAAAGATTACGAAGGCAGACAGAGCTGGGTTCACCGCAACAGAAGTCAAGGCAACAGAGGTCATGTAG
- a CDS encoding Hexose transporter has product MPLPKADTESPPIEEAYTGPRSSGSVGTADKGARASTAALLRNPLVGLTPDELMAEADSFTELKGLREHQEIFRKGAMVAQVINKPDGFESITALDDEEKAVLRKEVTHRWSQPKSLYFLCALCAGSAIVQGMDQTAVNGAQEFYYNTFDIQDDAAMQGLINGAPYLCSALIGCWSSPLLNKYTGRRGTIFISCFFSVVTGFWMAAADTWYNLLIARFALGFAVGAKSSTTPVYSAESTPKTIRGALTMMWQMWTAFGIALGFIVSVAFRDTDFLGENTQWRWMLASTSIPPLVVMVQVYFCPESPRWYMEKGKYQKAFQSNLRLRNHPIQAARDMFYAYKLLEIETQARSGRNWKDFFTVRRNRRAAMASYFVMFMQQFCAIFTTSGFDKGTALLVSMGMGLVNWVFALPAFYTIDTFGRRNLLLVTFPLMSICLFFTGFSFYIPEGTTARLACIVTGIYLFAAVYSPGAGPVPFTYSAEAFPLHIRDIGMSSATAVTWGFNFIISFTWPSLIESWGPTGAFMWYACWNIFGFVVAYFWLPETKNLTLEELDSVFSVRSKDHAEYYTSKLPWYANKYLLRRDVEPFPALYELAEDQHHHTDGAHKASVHHNEAGPLSGVSGEKQT; this is encoded by the exons ATGCCTCTGCCCAAGGCGGATACGGAGTCTCCTCCCATTGAGGAGGCCTATACTGGTCCTCGTAGCTCCGGCAGTGTTGGAACTGCAGACAAGGGGGCACGCGCCTCCACTGCTGCCCTGCTCCGCAATCCACTCGTCGGACTCACCCCCGATGAGCTTATGGCGGAAGCTGACAGCTTCACTGAGTTGAAAGGATTGCGAGAGCACCAAGAAATCTTCCGCAAGGGCGCAATGGTTGCGCAGGTGATCAACAAACCTGATGGGTTTGAGTCCATCACCGccttggacgacgaggaaaaggCAGTGCTTCGCAAAGAAGTAACCCATCGCTGGAGTCAGCCGAAGTCTCTTTACTTTCTCTGCGCGCTTTGCGCGGGTAGCGCTATTG TACAGGGCATGGATCAGACAGCCGTCAATGGCGCCCAG GAGTTTTACTACAACACTTTTGACATACAAGATGATGCTGCAATGCAGGGGTTGATCAACGGCGCTCCTTATCTCTGCTCTGCGCTGATCGGATGCTGGAGCTCTCCTTTGCTCAACAAATACAccggtcgacgaggaacaATCTTCATCTCATGCTTCTTCTCTGTCGTCACCGGATTTTGGATGGCCGCAGCCGATAC CTGGTACAATCTTCTGATTGCTCGCTTCGCGCTCGGATTCGCCGTTGGTGCAAAGAGTAGCACCACGCCCGTCTATTCGGCAGAGAGCACACCCAAGACCATTCGCGGTGCTTTGACAATGATGTGGCAG ATGTGGACGGCCTTTGGAATAGCCTTGGGTTTCATAGTATCCGTTGCTTTCAGGGACACTGATTTCCTAGGAGAGAACACCCAGTGGCGATGGATGCTCGCCAGTacatccatcccccccttGGTTGTGATGGTACAG GTCTACTTTTGTCCCGAGAGTCCACGATGGTACATGGAGAAGGGCAAGTATCAAAAGGCCTTCCAGTCCAATTTGAGACTTCGTAACCACCCTATTCAGGCGGCAAGGGACATGTTCTACGCATACAAGCTTCTCGAGATCGAGACTCAGGCCCGGAGTGGTCGTAACTGGAAGGACTTTTTCACTGTGCGAAGAAACAGACGGGCGGCGATGGCTTCATACTTTGTTATGTTCATGCAACAATTCTGCG CCATCTTCACGACGAGCGGTTTTGACAAAGGCACAGCTCTGCTCGTGTCGATGGGAATGGGATTGGTCAACTGGGTTTTCGCTCTTCCGGCATTCTATACCATCGACACTTTCGGCCGGAGGAACCTCCTCTTGGTTACTTTTCCCTTGATGTCAATCTGTCTGTTCTTCACCGGATTCAGCTTCTACATCCCAGAGGGAACCACGGCAAGACTTGCCTGCATCGTAACGGGCATCTACCTCTTCGCAGCGGTTTATTCCCCAGGTGCTGGCCCAGTGCCGTTCACCTACAGCGCCGAGGCCTTCCCGCTGCACATTCGTGACATCGGAATGAGCAGCGCCACGGCCGTCACTTGGGGATTCAACTTTATAATTAGCTTCACCTGGCCCTCACTCATTGAGAGCTGGGGCCCGACCGGCGCCTTCATGTGGTATGCCTGCTGGAACATCTTTGGCTTCGTCGTGGCCTACTTCTGGCTACCGGAGACCAAGAACCTGaccctcgaggagctggacaGCGTCTTCTCCGTCCGCAGCAAAGACCATGCCGAGTATTACACTTCCAAGCTGCCGTGGTACGCCAACAAGTATCTGCTGCGCCGCGACGTGGAGCCTTTCCCTGCTCTCTATGAGCTGGCGGAAGACCAACATCACCACACCGACGGAGCGCACAAGGCCAGCGTGCATCACAACGAGGCTGGACCTTTGTCTGGGGTTTCCGGCGAGAAACAGACCTGA
- a CDS encoding methyltransferase domain-containing protein, whose translation MVAAVENPNTELSQQYDTPLGLAHSTMQALKDRIKLHYDLASDYYLSLWGEHIHHGYWEDGSETKEKAQVNLIQLLLKLSDVGENSKVLDVGCGIGGTTRYLASTLGCSVTGITISTKQVEIANRLTKAEAEKDSENPDVEADSDGFFRLGRGRVRFIELDAEKMGDFFAAEGGSFDAVWISEALSHFPNKPLFFENTFKVLKTGGKLALADWFKAESINETDFVNDIKPIEDGMLLPPLCTQPEYVGLAKSAGLSTLAGPKDISKDVSRTWDITWSLVQNPSLWAFAFSQGRDGIAFLQSFRAMRRGYANGTFQYAVMSFEKPEKSIN comes from the exons ATGGTCGCTGCCGTAGAGAACCCCAACACGGAGCTCAGCCAGCAATATGACACTCCCCTCGGCCTGGCTCACTCGACCATGcaggccctcaaggatagGATCAAACTCCATTACGACCTTGCCAGTGACTACTACCTGAGCCTTTG GGGTGAACACATTCACCATGGCTACTGGGAGGACGGCTCCGAGACCAAGGAAAAGGCCCAGGTTAACCTCATTCAACTGCTTCTGAAACTCTCAGACGTCGGCGAGAACAGCAAAGTCCTCGATGTCGGATGCGGTATCGGCGGCACCACCCGGTACCTCGCATCAACCCTGGGCTGTTCGGTCACCGGCATCACCATCTCGACGAAGCAGGTTGAGATCGCCAACCGGCTAACCAAAGCCGAGGCGGAAAAGGACTCGGAAAATcccgacgtcgaggcggaCAGTGACGGTTTCTTTCGCCTGGGCCGGGGCAGGGTCCGCTtcatcgagctcgacgccgagaagatggGCGATTTCTTCGCCGCGGAGGGTGGTTCCTTTGACGCTGTTTGGATCAGCGAGGCCCTGAGCCATTTCCCTAACAAGCCCCTCTTCTTTGAGAACACGTTCAAGGTGCTCAAAACTGGCGGGAAGTTGGCGCTCGCAGATTGGTTCAAGGCTGAGAGCATAAACGAGACCGACTTTGTCAACGACATCAAACCGATTGAAG ACGGTATGCTGTTGCCGCCATTGTGCACTCAACCAGAATACGTCGGCTTAGCCAAGAGTGCCGGGCTTTCCACTCTGGCAGGGCCAAAAGACATCAGCAAGGATGTGAGCAGGACTTG GGATATTACCTGGTCTCTCGTTCAGAACCCATCTCTTTGGGCCTTCGCTTTCAGTCAGGGGCGAGACGGTATTGCCTTCTTGCAGTCTTTCCGCGCCATGAGGCGGGGGTATGCCAACGGCACCTTTCAGTATGCCGTTATGTCGTTTGAGAAGCCAGAAAAGAGCATAAACTGA
- a CDS encoding AMP-binding enzyme, whose protein sequence is MPVPLALAVPAAVAAYSYVNARISLWYDRQLLTCALPATLSALWRERTDQLNQFYVLERAALNKSSANRTFIIFEGKIYTYRETYDQVLKYGTWLRERFGVKPKDIVAMDFQNSDVFVFLWFGLWSIGAKPAFINYNLTGKPLAHCAKAAKTKLMLIDPNVVANVGDDVRTELDDVQFVVLDDAVHREIDATHPKRAPDSDRSESQYQNLAILIYTSGTTGMPKPAIVSWAKCIVGSVFTSRFTSNSPSEVFYTAMPLYHSSAALLGFLNSLEAGATICIGRKFSTKLFWEEVRSSGATIIQYVGETCRYLLAAPPQVDPNTGENLDTKHKVRVAFGNGLRPDVWNKFKDRFGIDSIAEFYAATEGSFGTWNLSRNDFAKGAVGRNGMLYSLVLGLDVALAQMDENNEAPLRDKKTGLCKPAKSGDPGELMFRLSPNDLDRRFQGYYGNPDATKAKIMRNVFSKGDAWFRTGDVVRWDCEGRLYFSDRIGDTFRWKSENVSTQEVGEAVGSHPSVQEANVYGVEVPSHDGRAGCAAVVLHDQPSEDVMKSIAQHVKNSLPKYALPIFLRVMPPEAMQTTGTNKQQKHVLRAQGVNPASASVGVVYWLKNDTYVPFSQRDWDELNGGRMKL, encoded by the exons ATGCCTG TTCCGCTCGCCCTTGCGGTACCAGCTGCGGTCGCAGCTTATTCCTACGTCAACGCTCGAATTTCCTTGTGGTATGACCGACAACTGCTCACCTGCGCCTTGCCCGCGACTCTCTCCGCGCTCTGGCGCGAACGAACCGACCAACTAAACCAATTCTACGTCCTTGAGCGCGCCGCGCTAAACAAATCTTCGGCCAACCGCACATTCATTATTTTCGAGGGCAAGATATACACCTATCGGGAGACGTACGATCAAGTCCTGAAATATGGCACTTGGCTACGGGAACGCTTCGGCGTCAAGCCCAAGGACATTGTTGCAATGGACTTTCAGAACTCCGACGTCTTTGTCTTCTTGTGGTTTGGTCTCTGGTCCATCGGTGCAAAGCCAGCCTTCATTAACTACAACTTGACCGGCAAACCGCTAGCCCACTGCGCCAAAGCCGCGAAGACGAAACTGATGCTCATTGACCCCAACGTTGTCGCCAACGTTGGTGACGATGTGAGGACCGAGCTGGATGATGTGCAGTTTGTCGTGCTCGACGATGCTGTGCACCGAGAAATCGACGCCACTCACCCCAAGCGCGCGCCCGATTCAGACCGATCCGAAAGCCAGTACCAAAACCTGGCCATCCTCATATACACGTCAGGGACGACGGGCATGCCCAAGCCGGCTATCGTGTCCTGGGCAAAGTGCATTGTCGGAAGTGTATTCACGTCGAGGTTCACCAGCAACTCCCCAAGCGAGGTTTTCTATACC GCCATGCCGCTGTATCACAGCtccgccgccctgctgggCTTTCTCAACTCCCTCGAGGCGGGCGCCACCATTTGCATTGGACGAAAATTTTCGACAAAACTGTTCTGGGAAGAGGTTCGCTCGTCCGGAGCCACCATCATTCAATATGTTGGCGAGACCTGCCGATACCTTCTCGCCGCACCGCCTCAGGTTGACCCCAACACGGGTGAGAACCTCGACACGAAACACAAGGTACGGGTGGCCTTCGGCAATGGACTTAGGCCGGACGTGTGGAACAAGTTCAAAGACAGGTTTGGCATCGACTCCATCGCCGAGTTCTATGCTGCAACTGAGGGCTCCTTTGGGACCTGGAACCTGAGCCGCAACGACTTCGCCAAGGGCGCTGTTGGAAGAAACGGCATGCTCTACAGCCTAGTGCTAGGCCTTGACGTTGCGTTGGCCCAGATGGATGAGAATAATGAAGCGCCACTAAGAGACAAGAAGACGGGCTTGTGCAAGCCCGCCAAATCCGGCGACCCAGGCGAACTCATGTTCCGACTCTCTCCCAACGACCTAGACCGCCGCTTCCAAGGTTACTACGGTAATCCTGATGCTACAAAGGCCAAGATCATGCGGAACGTCTTCTCCAAGGGGGATGCGTGGTTCAGGACAGGTGACGTGGTGCGGTGGGATTGCGAAGGACGACTCTACTTCTCCGATCGTATAGGCGATACCTTTCGCTGGAAGAGTGAGAACGTATCAACGCAGGAGGTTGGCGAGGCGGTGGGCTCGCATCCGTCGGTACAGGAAGCCAACGTGTACGGCGTGGAGGTGCCGAGTCATGACGGTCGCGCGGGATGCGCCGCTGTCGTCCTGCACGACCAGCCATCGGAAGACGTTATGAAGAGCATTGCGCAGCACGTCAAGAACTCGTTGCCCAAGTACGCCTTGCCGATATTCCTGCGCGTCATGCCCCCCGAAGCCATGCAGACGACCGGTACGAATAAGCAGCAAAAGCACGTCTTACGAGCACAAGGCGTCAACCCAGCAAGCGCGAGCGTTGGGGTGGTCTACTGGCTGAAGAATGACACATATGTGCCTTTCTCGCAGCGAGACTGGGATGAGCTCAATGGTGGACGAATGAAGCTGTAA